Part of the Caulifigura coniformis genome, GACGCTTTCACCGCCCGTTCCCCGAGGCGGTGATAGCTTTGCGGTCCGCGGGGCTTTTCGTCGTCGTCGGTCCACCAGAGCGAGGCGCCGGGCTCATCCGCGGGGGGCGGGGAGAGCGGCTGGCGGGGGGCACCCTCGACATGGGTTTCCACGAGAAGCTCGTCGCTGTTGAGGTAGCCCGCGAGGACTTTCTCGGCGGCGGACACATCCCCCAGGCCCGGGAAATAGGCATCGAGCCAGCCCGGTTCGAAGTGCTTGAGTTCAAGGAAGACGGCCGCGAACTCGATGAAGGCCATCGTTCGCGTGTGATCCGGCGGGAGATACTTCTCGCGGCGGAGCATGACGTCGATTTCGTCGAACGCGACCTGGCCGATCGCTTCGACGTGCTGTCGGACGAGCCGGTCGGTCAGGCGGCCGGTTTCGAGGGCTTCATCGAGGGCCCTGTGGACGCGGATATGGAAGAGCATCCGCCAGTAGCGGAGACAGAGTTCGCTGGCGCCAAGTCGTTCGAGTTCGTCGTCTTCAGGCCGCGCGAGCAGGAGTACGTGCGGTGGGAGGGCGTCGTAGCTGGCGAGTCCGAGTTCATCGGGTTCGAGCAGTTGCTGGGCACGGTTGGCGGCGAGTCCCCAGGACTTGCGATGGGGGATGTTGAGTCCCAGGCCGGTGAGGCCGAGATCCTGTGTGATGACGCGTTTCAGGACTCGCTGGGCGATGGGGAACGCGGTGGGGTCGGCCGTCCGGACCGCCGCATCGGCCTGCTCCAGGCGCGAGGAGGCCTCGGCGGAGAGCGGTCGGGGAGGAGAGGCGACTGGCACGATAGACGGATCAGCAAGCGGGCGAAGGCGTTCCGGGGGGAGAGACAGCCCTTCCAAGGATCACCGGGCCGCATGCTACTTTACCCGGCTGCCGGCGCTCGACAAAACGGATTGCCAGCGACCACCGCCAGGATGTGGCGTTTCTTCACGGTTCCCTATGAAAACCATTGCCCTCCTTACACTTTCCAACGTGTTCATGACCTTCGCCTGGTACGGACACCTCAAGCACAAGGCGACCCTGACGATTCCGCTGGCCATTCTGGTGAGCTGGCTGATTGCGCTCCCGGAATACTGTTTCCAGGTGCCGGCGAACCGACTGGGGTCGGAGTCGATGACGACCCCGCAGCTGAAGATTCTGCAGGAAGTGATCACGCTGTTGGTGTTCAGCGTGTTTTCGGTGTGGTACCTGGGGGAAAAGATCCGCTGGAACGATTGTGTGGGTTTCCTGTTCATCCTGGGGGCGGTGTTCTTCGTGTTCGCCTTCAAGGAGCCCTCGGGGGCGACCGTCAAACCCGTTGCAGTCGTCGTGAAACCTGAGGTGGGGGTGCTGTCGGACGGCGGCGTTCGTTGAATTCCCGGACCGGGGTCGGGTAATTTAGCCGGACCGGACGGGCCGCTCTTGATCGGGTTGCCCCCGGTGCAGTTCGACGTTTCCAATTCACTTTGAACCGGCGTCTCAGCCGGATGGACTCGCGAACGAGGCGTGAAGAAAGCCATTCGTGGACGGCGCTTCGGCGCTGTGCTCGACCCGACGAATCAAGCGGTGGAAACTGACATGGAAGCCTGGCTGTCCTGCATCGCCATATGGATTCGCACGTTGTGCGAATCGATGGGCGAAGGAGGGACCTCCGGAACTTCGTCAGCCTCGCGGCGGAGTCGAAGCCGAAGCTGGCGGCCGTTTCTGGCAGTCCAGCCGGCGTACGCAATCGCTCACGGGGCACGACGACGGAGCCTCCCAGCATCCGGCAGCGCGAACCTGTTCGCGCTGTTTCCGGATGGTCGAGGGTCATCTTCCTTTCTCATGGCCATGCGATCCTGTCGCGCGGCTTTCAGGGCGTTGTGGCGTCGCGCCACGTTTCGTCCTGACTCCCACCCGACCGGCGGGCTTTCCTGAGAAGAGTTGATCAGCGCGGCCAGGCGGCCTGACGCGGGGAGCCATGATTCCCGGCATCAGGCGGCCTGATCGAACGATGCTCTGCTTCGCGCTTCGGACGCCGGCGTCTCTCCGCCTGACGTGCCGTATGAGCGCACACCATGCAACAAGCCTGGCCGTTTATCGCCCTCCTGATCGGCGGGGCGATCGGATTCTTCTTCGATCGGCTCCGACAGGGAGCGGCGTTCAAATCGCGAGAACAACTTCTGGTCGATGCGCGGCGTGAGGCCGACGCCATCGCGAAGCAGGCGGAACTCGACGCCAAGGAAGCGCTGCTCAAGCGGAAGGAACTGCAGGACCGGGAACTGCAGTCGACGCGCGACCAGCTGCGGAACTCCGAACGGGCGCTCGACAAGCGCGAGGCGACGCTGAACGAGGTTCACGAGGACATCCGCAAGAAGGAAAAGATGCTGCAGACGACGCAGCAGCGCCTGGCCGAGAAGGCGAAGGGGGTCGAAACACGTGAGAAAGAGCTGGAGCGGATCATCCGCGAGGAACAGGAAGAACTGCACAAGATCAGCGGGCTGACACGCGACGTTGCGGCGGAGCGTCTGCTCAAGCGTGTCGAACAGGACCTGCAGAACGAAACGGGGAGCCTGATCCGGAAGCACGAGCAGGAACTGAAGTCGAACTCGGAGCGGCTGGCCCGCGAGATCATCGGGATGGCGGTGCAGAGGTACGCCTCGACGCATGTGGCCGAGACGACGGTGTCGACGGTCGACATTCCGAGCGACGAAATGAAGGGGCGGATCATCGGCCGCGAAGGCCGCAACATCCGGGCGTTCGAACTGGCGACGGGCGTGGACGTGATTGTCGACGACACCCCGGGCGTGGTGGTGGTGTCGGCGTTCGACACGGTGCGCCGCGAAGTGGCGAAGCTGTCGCTGCAGAAGCTGATTCAGGACGGCCGCATCCATCCGCAGCGGATCGAAGACGTCGTGAAGGAAACGACGAAGGAGATGGACGCGCGGATCCTGGAATTCGGGAAGGCCGCGGCGGAAGAAGCCGAGGTGCCGGGGCTGCACGAGAAGATCCTGCAGTTCATGGGACGGCTGAACTTCCGCGTGAGCTACAGCCAGAACGTGCTGCGGCATTCGATCGAAGTGGCGCATCTCACAGGGATGATGGCCGAGCAGCTGGGCCTGGATGCGGCGATGGGGCGTCGCTGCGGGTTCCTGCACGACATCGGCAAGGCGGCGGACCATGAAATGGAAGGGGGCCATCCGGCGATCGGAGCGGATATCCTCAAGCGGTACGGGCAGGGGGTGGAAGCGGTCCATGCGGCGGCGGGACACCATGACGACATTCGTCCCGAATTCATTTACACGGTGCTGACGGCCGCGGCGGATGCGTGTTCGGCATCGCGGCCGGGAAGTCGCCGGGAGACTCTGGAGCGGTACATCAAGCGCCTGGAAGACCTGGAGGCGGTGGCCTATGGATTTCCGGGAGTCAGCCAGGTGTACGCGGTGCAGGCGGGCCGCGAAGTGCGCGTCATCGTCGATCCGAAGAACATCACCGACCGGGGATCGGCCAAGCTGGCGCGGGACATCGCCCAGCAGATCGAGCAGACGATGACCTATCCGGGCGAAGTGAAGGTCGTGGTGATGCGCGAGACGAGGGCAGTGGGCGTGGCGAAGTAGGGATTCGCAAACCGGAATGCGGTCCGGAGGGTGCATTCCTCTCGCCAGTGAACTCCCGTCCTCCCTAGAATTGTCATGGTGTCCGCGATCGCTTTTCGAGATGAGCCATGTCCGATGCCCACGATGCGATCCTGAAGGCAGCAATGGAGTTGCCTGTGGATGAACGATTCGCACTGGCCGAGAAGCTGTTTGCTTCGATGCCGGACGAACCGGACTTGTGGGACATCGATGATCCGGAGTTCATTGCGGAACTTCGCCGACGCGCAAACGACGGACTGCCGACGATTCCGTGGAGCGAAGTTCGCAAAGAGCTGTTTGCTGATGACGATCGGTGATCAGGTTCCACCGCCATGCCCGGACGGAATTGAACGCGGCAAAGTCGTGGTATCGTTTTCAGTCGGCGGACGCCGCGTTTCGCCTGGCCTGTGACATCGACCTGGCACTCGAGTCTGTCGTTTCGTCGCCCGAAGCATGCGATCTGGTCGACGATGACTTTCGCCGAATCCATCTGCGAAAGTTTCCCTATCACATCATCTTCAAGGTGACGCGGCCGGGAGATTTTCTCGTGCTGGCGGTCGCGCATGATCGGCGGCGGCCGGATTACTGGCGGCGGCGGGTTCGGGCGTGAGTTCAACCTCGCAAATTGTCGCGGGCCGAGGGTACGATTTCCTGCTGGTGCTTTTGCCCTGTCTGAACGGGTGGCGCGTATGTCCATTTCCCATGACGACGTTTTGCGGGCCGCGTTGCAACTGCCGGAACACGATCGGATGCTTCTGGCGGAAGAGCTGATTGAGTCGGTGCCGGAGGCCGACGACTCCGGGGAACTGAGCGAGCCGGAACTGCTGGCCGTTTTGACGGCAGCGACGACGGAAACGCTGGCCTGGTCGCCGGACATCGTGGCCTCGCTGTCGTGACCGGCCTGGGGATCGCCGAGGCGTCCGGCCACGACGAATGGGTCCCGGCCGGGTAAGATGGGGTTCAGGCGCATGCGCGCAGTTCGAACCTCTGGCCGGCTTGTCTC contains:
- a CDS encoding type II toxin-antitoxin system RelE/ParE family toxin, whose amino-acid sequence is MIRFHRHARTELNAAKSWYRFQSADAAFRLACDIDLALESVVSSPEACDLVDDDFRRIHLRKFPYHIIFKVTRPGDFLVLAVAHDRRRPDYWRRRVRA
- the rny gene encoding ribonuclease Y; this translates as MQQAWPFIALLIGGAIGFFFDRLRQGAAFKSREQLLVDARREADAIAKQAELDAKEALLKRKELQDRELQSTRDQLRNSERALDKREATLNEVHEDIRKKEKMLQTTQQRLAEKAKGVETREKELERIIREEQEELHKISGLTRDVAAERLLKRVEQDLQNETGSLIRKHEQELKSNSERLAREIIGMAVQRYASTHVAETTVSTVDIPSDEMKGRIIGREGRNIRAFELATGVDVIVDDTPGVVVVSAFDTVRREVAKLSLQKLIQDGRIHPQRIEDVVKETTKEMDARILEFGKAAAEEAEVPGLHEKILQFMGRLNFRVSYSQNVLRHSIEVAHLTGMMAEQLGLDAAMGRRCGFLHDIGKAADHEMEGGHPAIGADILKRYGQGVEAVHAAAGHHDDIRPEFIYTVLTAAADACSASRPGSRRETLERYIKRLEDLEAVAYGFPGVSQVYAVQAGREVRVIVDPKNITDRGSAKLARDIAQQIEQTMTYPGEVKVVVMRETRAVGVAK